In Streptomyces sp. NBC_00414, a single window of DNA contains:
- a CDS encoding DEAD/DEAH box helicase, translating to MSISSTDHIVVPENEAPLTPENLAPEVTEETAAPEASAAPETPEVTFTDLGLPEGVVRKLAQNGVTSPFPIQAATIPDALAGKDILGRGRTGSGKTLSFGLPLLTQLSGGHTEKKKPRGIILTPTRELAMQVADALQPYGDVLGLKMKVVCGGTSMGNQIYALERGVDVLVATPGRLRDIINRGACSLENVQVAVLDEADQMSDLGFLPEVTELLDQIPGGGQRMLFSATMENEISTLVKRYLTNPVTHEVDSAQGNVTTMTHHILIVKPKDKAPVTSAIASRKGRTIIFVRTQLGADRIAEQLCDSGVKADALHGGMTQGARTRVLEDFKKGYVNALVATDVAARGIHVDGIDLVLNVDPAGDHKDYLHRSGRTARAGRSGTVVSLSLPHQRRQLFRQMEDAGVDATRHIIQGGAAFDPEVAEITGARSMTEVQAESAGNAAQQAEREVSQLAKELERAQRRAVELREEADRLVARSARERGEDPEAALAEAAAVVEAAAAAVAQEPVAQAAESRDEAPRQRRDERGNYERRDNRRDDRPSGGFRRDDRGGDRGGFRRDDRPSGGSGGGFNRDRRDGDRPTGGGFNRDRRDDRPSGGFNRDRQGDRPTGGGFNRDRRDERPSGGFRRDDRRDDRGGDRGGFRRDDRPTGSSGGGFNRDRREGDRPTGGGFRRDDRPAGGHRGSDRPFNRDRQDRPTGGGFRSGGHDRPSGRRDDHRGTGSGSGSSSGTGSSFGRRDEKPRWKRNG from the coding sequence ATGTCCATTTCCAGTACTGATCACATCGTCGTGCCCGAGAACGAGGCGCCCCTCACGCCCGAGAACCTGGCACCCGAGGTGACCGAAGAGACCGCGGCCCCCGAGGCTTCCGCGGCTCCCGAGACTCCTGAGGTCACCTTCACCGACCTCGGTCTCCCCGAGGGCGTTGTGCGCAAGCTCGCGCAGAACGGCGTGACCAGCCCCTTCCCGATCCAGGCCGCGACCATCCCGGACGCCCTGGCCGGCAAGGACATCCTCGGCCGCGGCCGTACCGGCTCCGGCAAGACCCTCTCCTTCGGCCTGCCGCTGCTCACGCAGCTCTCCGGCGGCCACACCGAGAAGAAGAAGCCCCGCGGCATCATCCTCACGCCGACGCGTGAGCTCGCGATGCAGGTCGCGGACGCCCTCCAGCCGTACGGCGACGTGCTCGGCCTCAAGATGAAGGTCGTCTGCGGCGGTACGTCGATGGGCAACCAGATCTACGCCCTGGAGCGCGGCGTCGACGTCCTCGTCGCCACCCCGGGCCGGCTGCGCGACATCATCAACCGCGGCGCCTGCTCCCTGGAGAACGTCCAGGTCGCCGTGCTCGACGAGGCCGACCAGATGTCCGACCTGGGCTTCCTGCCCGAGGTCACCGAGCTGCTCGACCAGATCCCCGGCGGCGGCCAGCGCATGCTGTTCTCGGCCACCATGGAGAACGAGATCTCCACGCTGGTCAAGCGCTACCTGACCAACCCGGTGACGCACGAGGTCGACAGCGCCCAGGGCAACGTCACGACCATGACGCACCACATCCTCATCGTGAAGCCCAAGGACAAGGCGCCGGTCACCTCCGCGATCGCCTCCCGCAAGGGCCGCACGATCATCTTCGTCCGCACCCAGCTGGGCGCCGACCGCATCGCCGAGCAGCTCTGCGACTCCGGCGTGAAGGCCGACGCGCTGCACGGCGGAATGACGCAGGGTGCCCGCACCCGCGTGCTCGAAGACTTCAAGAAGGGCTACGTCAACGCGCTCGTCGCGACCGACGTCGCCGCCCGAGGCATCCACGTCGACGGCATCGACCTGGTCCTGAACGTGGACCCGGCCGGTGACCACAAGGACTACCTGCACCGCTCCGGCCGTACGGCCCGCGCGGGGCGCAGTGGCACGGTCGTGTCGCTCTCCCTGCCGCACCAGCGCCGCCAGCTCTTCCGTCAGATGGAGGACGCGGGCGTCGACGCCACGCGTCACATCATCCAGGGCGGCGCGGCCTTCGACCCGGAGGTCGCCGAGATCACGGGCGCCCGGTCGATGACCGAGGTCCAGGCCGAGTCCGCGGGCAACGCGGCGCAGCAGGCCGAGCGTGAGGTGTCGCAGCTCGCCAAGGAGCTGGAGCGCGCTCAGCGGCGTGCCGTCGAGCTGCGCGAGGAGGCCGACCGCCTGGTCGCCCGCTCCGCGCGTGAGCGTGGCGAGGACCCGGAGGCCGCGCTGGCCGAGGCTGCCGCTGTCGTCGAGGCCGCCGCTGCGGCCGTGGCGCAGGAGCCGGTGGCGCAGGCCGCCGAGTCGCGCGACGAGGCGCCGCGTCAGCGCCGTGACGAGCGTGGCAACTACGAGCGCCGTGACAACCGTCGTGACGACCGCCCGTCCGGTGGTTTCCGCCGCGACGACCGTGGTGGCGACCGTGGCGGATTCCGTCGCGACGACCGTCCCTCGGGCGGCTCGGGCGGTGGCTTCAACCGTGACCGCCGTGACGGCGACCGTCCCACCGGCGGCGGCTTCAACCGTGACCGTCGTGACGACCGCCCGTCGGGTGGCTTCAACCGTGACCGGCAGGGCGACCGCCCCACCGGCGGCGGCTTCAACCGTGACCGCCGTGACGAGCGTCCCTCGGGCGGTTTCCGCCGGGACGACCGCCGCGACGACCGTGGTGGCGACCGTGGCGGCTTCCGTCGCGACGACCGCCCCACCGGTTCCTCGGGCGGCGGTTTCAACCGTGACCGCCGTGAGGGCGACCGTCCCACCGGCGGTGGCTTCCGCCGCGACGACCGTCCCGCGGGTGGTCACCGAGGCAGCGACCGTCCGTTCAACCGTGACCGGCAGGACCGTCCCACCGGCGGCGGTTTCCGCTCCGGCGGCCACGACCGCCCGTCCGGCCGCCGTGACGACCACCGCGGCACCGGCTCCGGCTCGGGTTCGAGCTCGGGTACCGGTTCCTCCTTCGGCCGCCGCGACGAGAAGCCGCGCTGGAAGCGCAACGGCTGA
- a CDS encoding metallopeptidase family protein: protein MLEMTREEFEELVAEALDRIPPELTRLMDNVAVFVEDEPPADDPELLGLYEGTPLTDRGEWYAGVLPDRITIYRGPTLRMCGTREEVVAETEVTVVHEIAHHFGIDDARLHALGYG, encoded by the coding sequence GTGCTGGAGATGACGCGCGAGGAGTTCGAGGAACTGGTCGCCGAGGCGCTGGACAGGATCCCGCCGGAGCTGACGCGGTTGATGGACAACGTGGCGGTGTTCGTCGAGGACGAACCGCCCGCCGACGATCCCGAGCTGCTCGGGCTCTACGAGGGGACCCCGCTGACCGACCGCGGTGAGTGGTACGCCGGGGTGCTGCCGGACCGGATCACGATCTACCGGGGGCCCACGCTGCGGATGTGCGGGACGCGCGAGGAGGTGGTGGCCGAGACCGAGGTGACGGTGGTGCACGAGATCGCCCACCACTTCGGCATCGACGACGCCCGGCTGCACGCCCTCGGGTACGGCTGA
- a CDS encoding metallophosphoesterase: MARVPAAAALLRVRKVPRVLVRHYRSRRSHPVIELVHQPHPYTRALGLVAVVLLGAWLGLLIVGNVRAPVGPMDTTMTLRPSLTGGTKINVSPLGALELRSHTAPLRLDVDVDQLDPVRSQALVDHPERLSGLQDEVAEDVGAGTLDLAVRSCVAVVAGATGLGLAVYRRPRRALAAGGLALTLLAACGATAFATWNPKSVLEPKFSGLLSSAPSVVGNARSIVSEFDVYQKELARLVTNVTKLYDVTSTLPAYAPDPSTIRVLHVSDIHLNPASWKIIASLVDQYKIDVIVDSGDTMDHGTAAENGFLDPAADLGAPYVWVRGNHDGRVTQDYLKRMKNVHVLDDGRAVSVAGLRFAGIGDPQFTPDRSAAVGGGQSEVLAGARLASSLRDQKAAGTPVDIAVAHNPTAARETDGDVPLVLAGHVHHQEMEVLKYGTRLRIEGSTGGGGLRALEGDDPAPIETSILYLDRDTRRLQAWDEIKLGGLGLTTAEVSRHLPKENQPGAPASTTPSAPTP, encoded by the coding sequence ATGGCCCGCGTCCCCGCTGCCGCCGCTCTGCTCCGCGTGCGAAAGGTTCCCCGCGTCCTCGTACGCCACTACCGCTCACGCCGTTCCCACCCCGTCATCGAACTCGTCCACCAGCCGCACCCGTACACCCGCGCGCTCGGGCTCGTCGCCGTCGTCCTGCTCGGCGCGTGGCTGGGTCTGCTGATCGTCGGGAACGTCCGCGCGCCGGTCGGCCCCATGGACACGACGATGACCCTGCGCCCCTCCCTCACCGGCGGCACGAAGATCAACGTCTCGCCGCTCGGCGCCCTGGAACTGCGCAGCCACACCGCCCCCCTGCGGCTCGACGTGGACGTCGACCAGCTCGACCCGGTCCGCTCGCAGGCCCTCGTCGACCACCCGGAACGGCTCTCCGGCCTTCAGGACGAGGTCGCCGAGGACGTCGGCGCCGGCACCCTCGACCTGGCCGTACGCTCCTGCGTCGCCGTGGTCGCCGGCGCGACGGGGCTGGGGCTCGCGGTCTACCGCCGCCCGCGCCGGGCCCTCGCGGCGGGCGGCCTGGCGCTGACCCTGCTGGCCGCCTGCGGAGCGACGGCCTTCGCCACCTGGAACCCCAAGTCCGTCCTGGAGCCGAAGTTCTCGGGTCTGCTCTCCTCGGCCCCCTCGGTCGTCGGCAACGCCCGCAGCATCGTCAGCGAGTTCGACGTCTACCAGAAGGAACTGGCCCGCCTGGTGACGAACGTGACGAAGCTGTACGACGTCACGTCCACGCTGCCCGCGTACGCGCCGGACCCCTCCACCATCCGGGTCCTGCACGTCTCCGACATCCATCTCAACCCGGCGAGCTGGAAGATCATCGCCTCGCTGGTGGACCAGTACAAGATCGATGTCATCGTCGACTCCGGCGACACGATGGACCACGGTACGGCCGCGGAGAACGGCTTCCTCGACCCGGCGGCCGATCTCGGCGCCCCGTACGTCTGGGTGCGCGGCAACCACGACGGACGGGTCACCCAGGACTACCTGAAGCGCATGAAGAACGTGCACGTGCTCGACGACGGCCGGGCCGTCTCGGTCGCGGGCCTGCGCTTCGCGGGCATCGGCGACCCGCAGTTCACCCCGGACCGCTCGGCCGCGGTGGGCGGCGGGCAGTCGGAGGTGCTCGCGGGCGCCCGCCTCGCCTCCTCCCTCCGCGACCAGAAGGCGGCCGGCACCCCGGTCGACATCGCCGTCGCGCACAATCCGACGGCCGCGCGCGAGACGGACGGCGACGTACCGCTGGTCCTGGCGGGTCACGTCCACCATCAGGAGATGGAGGTCCTGAAGTACGGCACCCGGCTGCGCATCGAGGGCTCGACGGGCGGCGGCGGCCTGCGGGCGCTGGAGGGCGACGATCCCGCTCCGATCGAGACCTCGATCCTCTACCTGGACCGCGACACCCGCCGTCTGCAGGCCTGGGACGAGATCAAACTCGGGGGCCTCGGGCTGACAACGGCCGAGGTCAGCCGCCATCTCCCCAAGGAGAACCAACCCGGCGCGCCCGCCTCCACGACCCCTTCCGCCCCCACCCCGTAA